The DNA sequence GTTCTCCCGCTAACAGCCCCCCAGTACCAGAACCCATGCAAGTGGAATCCACACGTCTATCAACTGAAGAACGCAAACGCCGGTTCACAGCAGGACTCTGCCTTTACTGTGCCTCGCCAGATCATGTCATCTGTGCTTGACCAATAAAACCCCCACATCCTTTGGTGAGTACTATCCAACAGAACCCTGTAATTTCCAACCTTACCACCATCCCAGTCCAACTAGTCaccccagaatgcactgtttctGTTTCAGCCCTGCTGGACTCGGGCTTCTCGGGCAACTTCATCTCACAACGCCTCTTAAGCCGTCTCCAGTTGCCACTCTGTCGGAGTCTGTTCTGCCATCAACATTGCATCACCGATCTTCCTTGTCCAGTTCTCTGTTCTccagggtgtcaagtggcttccACCCTGGTCAAGAGCCCTGAGCCTGATGTTGCTCCAATGATCCCACCTGATTATGTGGcattccaggatgtgttcagcaaaCAGGCAGCCACCCACTTACCACCTCACAGGAACCTGGCTGAACATCGCCACCACATGACGCTGGTCCTCCAGAAGCTCAGACAACACCATCTCTTCCTGAAGCTGGAGAAAAGTGAGTTCCATTACTCCATGGTACAGTTCCTCGGGTACAACATCAGCCCTGAAGGTAtccagatggaccaggggaaggtatCCGCCATTAAGGAATGGCCCATTCCACAATCTGTGAAGGAACTCCAGAGGTTCTTAGGATTTGCTAACTTCTATCGATGCTTTATCCAAGACTTCAGTCTTCATACTGCACCATTAACCTCTCTCCTTAGAGGTAAGCCCAAGTCCCTGTCCTGGACTTCCACCGCCCATGAAGCATTCGAAGATCTGAAGAACGCCTTTAGCACGGCTCCCATCCCTCGTCACCCGGATCCTGAGTCACCGTTTGTGGTAGAAGTGGACGCCTCCACCACTGGCATACTGCCAAGACGATCAGCACAACTGGAACCGTTTCCTTCCCTGGGCCgagtatgcacagaactccctccaaCAAGGTACCACTGGCCTCACACTCTTCCAGTGCATGCTCTGTTACCAACACCCTCCCCACTAAATTACACCAGAACCATCGGACGTTCCAGCTGTGGACTACTGGTTCCGAGAGAGTGTGGGACTCAGCCCACATCCACCTCCAGTGCGCCATATGGAGACACAAGGCCTTTGCTGATGTTCGACGGGCCGCCACTCCAGTTTACCAGCCAGGGGATAAGGTCTGGTTGTCAACATCACTCCTAAAACCCTTCTCTCCCTCCACTACAGATGCCCCGGAACCTCAGGAACCCCCTCCTCCGGAAATCCTAGAACAACCATCCATCTACCAGGTGAAGGAAATCCTGAACTTGCGGCGACGGGGTGCCCGGCTGgaatacctggtggactgggaggggtacaGACCAGAGGGACATTCCTGGGTGGCCAGGGACGACATTCTAGACCCCATGCTACTTGAAGAGTTCCATCGACAACCTCCTGATCGTCCTGCACCCAGAGGCCGTGGTCGCCCTCGTCGTCGCGTTTAGGGTGTCAGGAGCCGCCCCTGGAGGAGGGGGTAATGTCAGGAACTCACTGTCACAGCCACCCCAATCATCACCCGCACCTCTCATCGAGCACAATCCCAATCAACGGAGaactgatcacctgcacctgcacccagTAATCACTCACCAGGATAAAGACACCTCCAACTCAGTAATCCGGTGTCCGGTCTACCATTCACAACCCTGAACTGGTGCCCAACTGCTCACTACTAACCTGTCTTTCCTATGTCCTCAGATATCCCAACAACGATCTCCTGTGAACTACATAAGCTGACTCTCCATCTGACTATCTCCAGAGCTCTGGAAGTTAACCTCTCAACAACACCTGGTCACTGAaacacttgtaaataaactgttcaTTTGGACTAAACTCTCCGTCTCCATAGTGGTTCGTGACACTGCTGCAGTCaggaaaaatgaaaggaaaaaaataataaataaaagaaaaccactgtagttaaaatatttaaaatttacagaTGAAAGTTCAGTACttaagttatgtgcgtttcttagaacgaattcaagcaggataaatgtcaagcctatgagcctgtgcttatattttctctaagttacacagtattacaccatattttagatttgaaacatttaggtgtgcagtatttataatgtgaattatgtgttatattatcctaaagaaatggtggtttactttgcatcggagcattaaaaatgggtagcctattttagtgagctaggctacatggatttttatgcaaaatgtcaatattctcacatattaggcctatgtttgtcacaaatacatttttcatttatattttaaaatgcctttaataaaacagcatgcatttttgtcactcacatactttgttattcgttacctgtcctttattttgacatcttcttgggaaaaagatacctgtctgtacactgattaagaaattgttgtgtgctttataaataatttcctttattttagttaaacttgaggcactgtataatttcgttcccattatttaggcctaattaaaacaagaaacgaataaattaaacctgcactatttagctaaatcattgaaactctaaagaatggacggattaataaaacgtcctcatgattaaactcaagttctctcattataatcaacaaagtgcacaatgtaaaaaagagcttcattaattgacaactttagTGATTTTACAGGGAgacttctttacttgctttcatacaatttaagttaaaaaaaattttaataaaatgcagccgcatttaaatgcaggtgtgtattatattccttaaaatatcagagtgcaagatttgcgggttgcgcatgatgctgagtgtggcgtgcagcatttattcttatttgtctacatattttatcttcattataaatcttgttttttttttttagataattgtaaaaaaaaaaaaaaatgatttactttataatgcataTGCCAAATGTGAAACTgccatcttattcgcagtctgtagcattttataattatctgtacaataatatttaacgtaacctgctttatatctttattatttaatgcaaaagagatttattaaaacaagtttataagaggcatgcatccgtttaatcttgatcaagaacaactaatgatcaacgaaCTGGAGCGGCATcggccgttagatcattttaaaacatcaaatagccttcaatttatatgttttaactgcatctgtcttggttgtagacttgtgaagatttatttttaatgcagatcccatactgtaacctaaatttaaatgtgctctattattattcatattcgtGTGTTGtgtacaaaaattattaatgcgcatgcatgacagggaggcgccctctcgatcacttgaatttttttcctgaaaatgaaataacttaaaattggggtgtcttaATGCATAATACTTAATGCTTGTGCTTGAgcacagaatatattaaggctcattatggattatagatgttaatttaatacaaacattcgattagttgaataatgacttaaatgaacgactacaagtaactagaaaaatcttgcGTGGGGGCCAGACCTAtgtattaaataccctctagacatctctgttaaagtttttaaagcattttataggcatttgcataaattctgctttcagaacggtccgtaatggagagatgccctaacattgatttttcctctgaaacacaaaaattaaaattgaaataaaattgatattttatgttttgagaatggccaacccttcttcATTCTGCaaatattgttgcttctggtttgtacattgtaaatcacagaaagtctacaaaatatattttctcccCAAAATTCTGGTCTTTTTTGTCATGCCCGTAaagcatgtgtatttcccaaatctaaaatagcctataaaacacgttcatagacggatagttttctgatgtctggactctgtttgggattatTTGAACTTGTCTGGtgtctttttattaattcatcaatGGTTTGGGCGAAACATTAGCAAGTAATTTATGCTCTGTAGGCCACCTGGGCAACAAACGTCCAGGACAGATAGATGAGAAAAAAAGAGTGGAAGAGACATTTGTCAGTCAGTCAGCCTCAATAAAACCATTGATTAAAATACAAGATTCTGCAGCTGAATCATTAAATGTCACTGAAGGAACAGACAGGTCCCCAGCGGAAAAAACAAAAAGGGCTGTAAATGACTGATTCAACTTTCtgaactcagaaaaaaaaaaaaaaaaaaaaaaaaaaaaaaaagaaggaaaaaaaaaaagagttcaggGCTAGGGCTAAAGTGAGTTATCGGGTGTTAAGGCAGATCCTCAGCTGTCACTTTGGGGTTCTTTGTTATTCTTCAAGGGTGTCCTTTTTTGGCAGGCTTGACTGTGGACTGATGgaggctttttttgtgtgtgtgtgtgtgtgtgtatgtgtgtgtgtgtgtgtgtatgtgtgtgtgtgtgtgtgtgtgtgtgtgtgtgtaataaagccTTATGACAGCTTAACAACCCTCCAGCTGAGATAAATTTAAACAACTCTGAAGTCTGATCCTCTGAAATGTCTTTTGATCAGATGTTATTGCATTTGAACAAAACTCTTTTGTGACAACAATCACATGGCAGAGCACAACAAACCCACAAGTGATATGTTTAAAGTTCTGACTTAAAACAGTCTCTTTTCAAGGTCAGATCTTTGAGGTTAACATTGTGTAccattaattattgttttaaccaATCTGACTtcgaaatcaaaaaaaaaaaaaaaaaaaccatctagAAATAAGCTGTCAAATGAAATGACAGAATAGtttgaataataaacaaaacataaacataccAACATTGCACATGATAAATGACAATTTCAGCTTCCTGCTTCGAAATCATTACCCGATGCTTACAGCTgcccggcggagaagctctcatTGTgaccctcagatctcccagaACTTTGTCATGTGGTCAACTGATCGTGACAGGTAAACCGAGACAGGTAAAGACAGAGGGTGCCGCTTCACTCCCTGCGAGGAGAGAGGCGAGATCGCAGCGAAGCCATGCTCATACGCTCGCAATGAATGCATGAGTCATTCACAGCTTCAGTGTGTTGGAtgcccagacactgaagacaatTATCGTGTATGTCGACAAAGGACAGGTAAAGACTGCAATCAAGAGAACACGGACGCAATGGCatctttaaaaacatgcaaaccaactgtgatttgctcttttagagaaaCTGTTCTTTCAGTTGAAGTGCCCAGGGGAATCGCTGATGACAGGGACACCGCTGTTTGCACCGTAACGCCaaccaggaacagctttttccagTCAGGTGTGTAAAGGGCTTTTTGCAGATTAAGCACTATCAtccactcggctccgaagcaaaaatctgaagaaTGGATGCACCTGTCGTCTATTCATACTTGTATGCAAACAGAGTGGatcaggtatgcaaaatccaccAAATTTCATTGGTGTTATCTCTTAAAGTCAGAGAGGATTGGGGCTGCCAAGTGAACCCCCTATGTCATCATGACATAACTCATAGGCCTCGTCTACattgcaggtcttgatgcccaattctgatttgttgcctatattttggctgtccgtttacacgttctttcaattgtgacccatatccgaatcatgtgtttacacttgccataccatctGAGATATTGCGCATtcgttgttgtcatttaccgcctccacatgtgcttcctcatgagaataatgtgacttgtgctgacaaaacgagtcacaatgagcaatttaaaaaaaataaaatacaaataaaatgggggaaaaattaaattctccttcaaaatgatttatgatttgttggattCGGACAAAAAAATGACTGAGTCACACCCATTTGAAGTCGATAGTGAAGTCCACGGtcttttcttattaataatttctatattaataatcacaatacagctattttttttttttatctttactattataaataagaacagatgtaaaaaaaaaaaaaccaataacaaATGGCCTAGAAAGGgacaaataatgcattaactgTACGGAAAACAATCAAATGTAGAAATAACAAGtgtgttcatttcaaataaatcgatcattaaaactacaaaagcagttcattgaagtgcagcgagtgattccctcttttattttattgtcagattaacattatgataatgatacagacgtcccataggctactgtaatgcatggatctaatataatgttatacatcagatgttttcccccaacagttccctaagcgttcacttaagacagagcagattatGTGTATTTATCGGGAGCACACACCGTTAGAAGCGCCGTTATATGCACGCACTTCGGATTACAGTCAGCGCAAGAAGCGAGcggagaaaatgtacaaataaagattttttttttttgcctgtcgCTCTAAAAAGCGTGTGCGAATTTAttctcattttgccagcacgggtcacatatgacgTCGTTAAACCGCAGAGAAGTACCAACTTGTTgcagttttaatgacgtacagaatGCAATGCCTCAGGaaatccgatctgcctgtttacatgacagtcgcattggcacatatctgatttagatccgatttatttccacatatgaatgaggcctgaaaccgatcttgAAATATCCGAGTgcatgcgattttttttttttttttttttttttttttttttatttacactgtcatagaacagatccgatctgtgtcacatatgagcaaaaaatcggatttgggtcacatttaactgacCGAGATATAGggaactgcagttgttaagcccatTCTGAAAAATAACAATCTTGATAACGCCATACTGAGCAATTAATATCAATTCTTCCCGAGTTAAGTGGTTAGGATGGGAATTTTTAATGTCATCAATTGTGCGGGCTATAAAAGCCATTGCCGAATGCACCTAGGCAGAGCATCGACAGAGGAGGAGTTATGATGGCGGAGTGAGCGGTAGCGTTTTTGCAGGCTCCGTTATTAAAGTCTTGAAATCGTCCTAAACATTTAATCTCCGACAGAAAAAATCCCAGCAACTTCACGTAAGAACTGCACGAATAACATCTCAGCCCCACGGAGTTCTATTTTTCGAAGCTGACTACCTTTACtcggtttttctttttcttgttctgcAACGTGAATGACATGGCTAATGCTAGCAAAGTGGCTAAAGCTCAACTGCTAACAGACCACGACTATAACCTGACGGCCCTGCGCGAGGCATGTGAGGAAGAAGAAATAGAGGCAATGGAGGAAGAAAATCGGAAAATGTCTCATGACCACACACCTTTGCCTAGCCCAAATCCCAAGAAAATGAAACCAAAGAATCAAGATGTGGGAAAACAGCCGGGTGAGATAACAAATGAAACCATCTAAGATGCAATTCAAACTTTGATAAAGAGATTTGATGAACAAGATGACAGATTGAAAGCTTTTGAAAGTCGAATGGAAGCTAATACACAAGCAGTGAGAGAAAATAGGGAAGAAATAAGCAAAGTGAAGGAAGA is a window from the Cyprinus carpio isolate SPL01 unplaced genomic scaffold, ASM1834038v1 S000006741, whole genome shotgun sequence genome containing:
- the LOC122144624 gene encoding uncharacterized protein LOC122144624; this translates as MIPPDYVAFQDVFSKQAATHLPPHRNLAEHRHHMTLVLQKLRQHHLFLKLEKSEFHYSMVQFLGYNISPEGIQMDQGKVSAIKEWPIPQSVKELQRFLGFANFYRCFIQDFSLHTAPLTSLLRGKPKSLSWTSTAHEAFEDLKNAFSTAPIPRHPDPESPFVVEVDASTTGILPRRSAQLEPFPSLGRVCTELPPTRYHWPHTLPVHALLPTPSPLNYTRTIGRSSCGLLVPRECGTQPTSTSSAPYGDTRPLLMFDGPPLQFTNAPEPQEPPPPEILEQPSIYQVKEILNLRRRGARLEYLVDWEGYRPEGHSWVARDDILDPMLLEEFHRQPPDRPAPRGRGRPRRRV